Proteins encoded together in one Otariodibacter oris window:
- the kdsB gene encoding 3-deoxy-manno-octulosonate cytidylyltransferase, translating into MQFTVIIPARYASTRLPRKPLLDIVGKPMIQHVWEKAKQSGATRIIVATDHPEIVDVVTNFGGEVCLTSEHHQSGTERIAEVIDKMEISDDEIIVNIQGDEPLIPPVIVAQVAKNLDSHQVNMATLAVKLTSSEELFNKNVVKAVTDKNGIALYFSRAPIPFARDQFPACDDSFIEQQPYLRHIGLYAYRAGFVKQYIAWQPSALEQLESLEQLRALWHGEKIHLELAKEAPQVGVDTAEDLERVRQILSE; encoded by the coding sequence ATGCAATTTACTGTAATTATTCCCGCTCGATATGCTTCAACTCGATTACCTCGTAAACCATTATTGGATATTGTAGGTAAACCGATGATCCAACACGTGTGGGAAAAAGCCAAACAATCGGGAGCTACTCGTATTATTGTTGCCACAGATCATCCGGAAATTGTGGACGTGGTAACCAACTTTGGCGGGGAAGTTTGTTTAACTTCAGAGCACCATCAATCAGGTACCGAACGCATTGCCGAAGTTATCGACAAGATGGAAATTAGTGATGACGAAATCATCGTCAATATTCAAGGTGATGAACCTCTTATTCCTCCAGTTATTGTTGCTCAAGTCGCAAAAAATCTTGATTCACACCAAGTAAATATGGCGACATTAGCGGTTAAATTAACCTCAAGTGAAGAACTATTTAATAAAAATGTGGTTAAAGCAGTAACAGATAAAAATGGCATCGCATTGTATTTTTCTCGTGCGCCTATTCCTTTTGCTCGCGATCAATTTCCCGCATGTGATGATAGCTTTATTGAGCAACAACCTTATTTGCGTCACATTGGACTCTATGCCTACCGAGCAGGCTTTGTGAAACAATATATAGCTTGGCAACCAAGTGCCTTAGAGCAATTAGAGTCTTTAGAGCAACTACGTGCATTATGGCATGGAGAAAAAATTCATCTAGAACTTGCTAAAGAAGCCCCTCAGGTTGGTGTAGATACAGCAGAAGATCTAGAAAGAGTACGTCAGATTCTATCTGAATAA